TCGTATTGGCTGCGAGACGATCCGTCGATTGGCCAGCGATACTATGACGCCGTTTCGGCAGCCGATGCGGCGGTAGTCCAGCAATCGGTGGTGACCATCACCGGCAAACAGGTTACCGGCCTGGCATCGGTGATCCAGCGATTTGCGGACATCAAATTCCTTTACGACTATCGTGACCACACCAAACTGTTGATGCGGATCAACCAAGTGATGGCACGGGTCGGACTCAGCCAGCTTCCCGACTCGCTCGTCGAGTGGCTCGCGAGTGCCGACAAGTTGGTAGAATCACGCCGAGTTCAGATGCTGACGCCGCCCGACGGGACGGATCCGTTTGGATTCGCCAACCCAGCGACCTGATCCCCCTCCTGATACCCTACGAGAAAACGAACGCGATGAAATACGGAATGAATCTGCTGCTATGGAGCGGCGAAGTGACTGACGCCATGTTCCCGGTTTGTGAGCAATTGAAGGCAGCCGGTTTTGACGGCGTTGAGCTACCGATGTTCAACTTGGACTTGGACTACGCCGCCATCGGCAAGCAACTTGATTCCATGGGCCTTTCTCGCACCGCGGTCACGATTCGCAACGAAGGCGACAACCCGATCTCGCCCGACAAAAGTGTCCGCGACCTGGGAATCTCGTTGACCAAGAAAACTCTCGATGCCTGCGCCGCTGCTGGTGTGGAAACGCTGGTCGGACCGTACCACTCGGCGATCGGCGTCTTCAGTGGCGCCGGCCCAACGTCGGACGAATGGAAGTGGGGTGTCGACAGCATGCAACAAGTCGCCGAACACGCTGGCAAAGTCGGCGTGAAGTTGGGCGTCGAAGCGCTGAACCGTTTCGAGTGCTACTTTTTGAACACGCATGCCGACTCGACTCGCTTCGCACGTGAAGTCGATCACCCAGCCTGCGGAATCATGTACGACACCTTCCACAGCAACATCGAAGAAAAGAACATCAAGGATGCGGTGAAGGCCGGCGGTGACAAGTTGTTCCACATCCACATCAGCGAGAATGATCGCAGCACGCCCGGCGAAGGCGCGATCCGCTGGGCAGACAACTTCGACGCGATCGCCGAATGCGGTTACGACGGCTGGCTGGTGATCGAAGCGTTCGGTCTATCGTTGCCCGAGATTGCTGCGGCGACCAAGATTTGGCGCAAGATGTTTTCCGATGAAATGTCGCTAGCGACAAACGGTTTGAAGTTCATGCGCGGCGAAATTGAAAAACGAAAAGCATGAGCACCGAAACCAGCAACCGAGTGCTGATGGTGTCGGGTGATCTTGTCTTTGGATCCCGCGTAAAAATGGCTGCCGAACGAGCGGATTGGAAATTCTCGCTCGGCGGTCGATTGCCAGATGGCGAGCTCGACGATGTCCGTTACGTGATTGTTGATTTGTCGACTCGCAGCGGCGTGATTGGCACGATCGTGGGCGAGTGCAACGAGCGGTGCCCGTCGGCCAAGCTGATCGCGTACGGGCCGCACGTGCACGTGCCGAAATTGAAAGCAGCTCGTGAAGCGGGTATCGAACAGGTGATCACCAACGGCCAGTTCGACGCGATGCTGTCGACACTTTTCGATTAGTCAACGGTTCGATTGATTCCTGTTCCAGCTAATCCAGCTCGGTAACACACCGATAAAGACGACGTTCCGTTACGGATCGCGTCTTAGGTCGCCACTGAACTTCGTTTTCTTGGCGGCCAAGTACATCTGCCACTTTTGCTCGTTGTAGCCAAAGTCGACATTGGGTTCGACCATCCGCAGCAGTGCCAGTACCGCCGGATTCGGCTGAGTGTCATTGATCTCCACTGCTTTGCCTCCGGTCGACATTCCGTTGGAACCGTTGTCGCCAAATCCAAGGCTCATGCCGGGCGGCGGTGGGCCTACTGTTTTGACGGTTGTGACCAACGCATCAACATAGGTCATGG
The DNA window shown above is from Rubripirellula reticaptiva and carries:
- a CDS encoding histidine kinase gives rise to the protein MSTETSNRVLMVSGDLVFGSRVKMAAERADWKFSLGGRLPDGELDDVRYVIVDLSTRSGVIGTIVGECNERCPSAKLIAYGPHVHVPKLKAAREAGIEQVITNGQFDAMLSTLFD
- a CDS encoding sugar phosphate isomerase/epimerase family protein translates to MKYGMNLLLWSGEVTDAMFPVCEQLKAAGFDGVELPMFNLDLDYAAIGKQLDSMGLSRTAVTIRNEGDNPISPDKSVRDLGISLTKKTLDACAAAGVETLVGPYHSAIGVFSGAGPTSDEWKWGVDSMQQVAEHAGKVGVKLGVEALNRFECYFLNTHADSTRFAREVDHPACGIMYDTFHSNIEEKNIKDAVKAGGDKLFHIHISENDRSTPGEGAIRWADNFDAIAECGYDGWLVIEAFGLSLPEIAAATKIWRKMFSDEMSLATNGLKFMRGEIEKRKA